GAAAATGGAGGGGCAGCAAAGGAAGGTGCCCAACTGTGAGGCAGCTTTCTACCTCAGGCTCGGCCACCTCACATTCCTTTCACCATGGTGTAAACCAGTCCTGAGCTGCTCTGGTGGGAAGGCTTGTTGATGATGAAGAATGCAGAAGCTGGCTGGCAGGGAAGTGGTTCTGGGGATGAGATACAGGCAGAGGTATCTCCCCGCCAGCTTCACACTGGAGATGAGTCCATGTTTCAGAACTTGTTATCTTTTTCCTTACACACGAGCTATTTTTCCTAGTTTCCTTTGAAAGATCAGACCGAAAGTCAAGTTTCCCAGGCTGAGGTTCATCCTTCAAAATACCTGATAGGACTTTTGCAGAAACTTTTCTCATATTCAAGTTTTCTTTCAGAATGAGTCTAACAGTTTCTTTATCTAAATTTAACTCTTCGGCCATCATCCTCACTGTCAACCGCCTGTTTGAACAAACCAAGTCCTTGACCTTCTGAATATTTTCATCCGTCCGGTGGGTGACTGGACGGCCACTTCGGGCGTCATCTCGAACGTCTTCCCGCCCTTCTTTAAACCTTTTGTGCCAGTCGAAAACTCTGGCCCTGGACATGACTTCATCCCCATAAGCTTCTTTTAAAAGGTGGTGGGTCTCACTTGCAGACTTGTTCAATTTGACGCAAAATTTGATACTAATCCTTTGTTCTAGATAGCGGTCACTCATTCTGGCACTTAACACAGGAACGTTAAGACCACGACTgtaagggaagacagagaaaccaATCTCTATAGTGCTGCAAGTGGAATCATGTCGCTATTAATGCTCCTCCAGAAGCCTCACCAGGGAGGAGTAATTGCTTTTCTGAGTTTTTGCCCCTCAGCTTCCGGGTCGAGGCTGGGGAGGCCTGTCCTGAGAAGCTAACCTGGCCCGAGGGCCAAAGAGAAGCTGTAAAGCTGGGGAAAATGAAATCTACACGTCTCCGTCCAACTTGTGCACGTAGATCTGCCAAGAGTGTGCCAATCAGTCAGCAAGGTCTTCCCGATTCTGCGGCCCTTAAGAGCGTATGGCGATTTCTGCAATAGAGGCCTAAGTGGTGGCAACGTAAGCAAGCAAGGAGAGATGCACCGGCGATACGACGTGCAAGCTCGCCCCAGATCTGCAAAAACCCGCGCAAGCCAAACCTACCGAAAGTGCCGGGGGCTCGCCTGCTCTAGAGTCCCGGGAGACACGCCCGCATGCGCATTACTCTCTCCTCGCGGGGTAGGTTGTGCGCAGGCGCACTGCGGCAGCCCGCGCCAGGCCTCGCCTCCGCCCCGCCACACCCCGGCCGGCGCGCTTCTTTGCGCGTGCCCGCCTGCGGAGAAGTCGGCGgaaaggagggggcgggggaggaaggCTGAGAGAAGAGAGGGCACCCCCGGGCGCCAGGGTGCATTGTGGGAAGGAGGCGGCAGCGTCCCGGGCGGGCGGGAGGTGCAccagcggcagcggcggcggcggcggtaaATCCTCCCGGCCGCTCACAGCACTGTGGAGCCGCGTCCCCAGCCCGGCCTCGGACCGCggcgcccctcctgcccctcgCGGCTTCTcgcccgccgcccctccccccggcgCGCCGGCCTTGCCGAGCCGGCCGGCcggcctggctcccctccccggCCCCGACGGGCGGGCGGGCTGCCCtgaggaggcggggaggggagggctgggccgGCCGGCGGGTGGGCGACGATGCCGAACTTCTGCGCTGCCCCCAACTGTACGAGGAAGAGCACGCAGTCGGACCTGGCCTTCTTCAGGTTCCCGCGGGATCCGGCCAGGTAAGCGGCGGGCGCCGAGCCGGCAGCCCGGGCCCACCTCTGCGGTGCGCACTGCCAACCTCCGGCTCCGGGGCTGCGTGGGGAGTGGGCCACGGGTCGTCGACCCCAGCCTCGGTCCCAGGTGGGGAACGGGCCTGGAGCAGCCGGCCGGCGAGCGCCCGGGGACCTCGGAGCACGTGCGCCAGCGGGGGCTCGGCGCCGAGGGCACCACCCGAACCCAGAGGCAACTGGGGCGGTGCGCGGGCGGGATGAGCCGGGTTCTCGCCCTGGTTAGCTTGCTGGGTGACCTCGGGCAGGTCGCTTTCCTCTCTAGGCTTTAGTTTCCTCAGCTGTCAAAAGAGGGACTTGGATTCTGCGGTTGTGGTCACCCCAGGGCCCTTCCTTCTTCTTGCCACCACCCCCGGGACAGTGTTTCTTTTTAGAGTCCGGTCACCTTCTTTGATCTCGTCAAGTCACAGTTACTTCCTCCATCGGGCTTGCTCacggttcaaattctggctctggcCGTTACTCATTGTCTCACTTGGTTAATAATGGGGATAACGGAGGGTAGAGTGGGGGGATACGCCCACAGGCGTGGGAATTGGTATTGAAACCTCTTCCTTGAGTTAACCCACACGCTCTGGCGTCCGTTTAAAGAGTGATAGAGTAGGGACTGTGATAGTCGGAAGAATTTTCTCTGGCCTCTTcttgttcattcgttcatttcaaaccagtacttactatgtgccgaGCACTAGTGTTAGGTGCTGGAAATTCAGATGTGAATGAGACAGTGTTGCTGCCTGCAGGAGGCTCACAGTCTGTTAAGGAGACATACGGAGGAAGGCGATTATAATATAGCACCCTATTtattccacaagtatttattgaaggcCTCCTGTGTGCTAGGCGTTGCTCTGAGCATTGGGAGTATACAGGTGAACAAATCAAAGCCCCTGCTCTCATGAAGTTTACATTCTAGCaggaaaatagacaaataaatatgtaaatacagtATGTTCTATGGTGATAAATACTATGGAGAAAAGGCAAATGGGGGGGTGAGAAATGAGTAGCAGGGGAGACacaattgctattttaaatagggtggtcaaAGAAGGTCTCACTAAGAAGGAGAATTTGAGCAAAGACTAGAAGTAGGTGAGCAGGCCAACCATGCAGATACCTAGGGGAAGAGCTTTCTAGTTTGTGGAAACGGTAAATGCGAAGTCAGGGCATGCATGTTACAGGTACAGCCAGAAGTACATGGACAGTAGAGGTGGtttaaggaaggagggagaagggaaaaaatgagaccaGAAAACTGTATGCATTTGTATAGTGGGGGCAAATTGTGTAGGCCATTGTAGGCCATGTAAAGCACTATGGCATTTATTCTGAGACAGGAAGTCATCCAAGGGTTTAGAGCAGAGAGACTACTTGAAACAGGATGGGTGACTACTTGTTAAATAGGTTGTAGGGAAGCAAAGGCGAGAGCAGGAAGACCAGCTAAAGGCAATTGCAGTAATCCAGGTTAGTAGAGGAGAAGGTGGTAAGCTGTTGTATTTGAGATACATTTTGAAGGTGAAGCCAACAGGATTTGTTAAATGGTTTAGATGGAGGTTgtaagagaaaaggggaagaatggCTCCTTTTTTTAACCTGAGCATTTACAGAGCTGTGGAAGACTGGGAGGAGCAGCTTTGGAGGAGGCATATTAAAAGTTGGTTTGGGACGTGTGAAGTTTGAGAAGCTTGATTGATGTGCAGGAATAGATGTTTTTCTTCATACCGTATCCAGAAACGAACTCAGAATGGCCCATATTTAGATCAGTAACCTAAATATTTtagagctaaaaccataaaaagatAGTCTGGAATTTAGAGACTTTCAGACTAGAGATTGTAAATATGGGTTGTTCTGAGTTTATAGAGGGTATTTAAAGCCATGCTCTGGGGTTAGTAAAGGAGTAGGTCTGAGGATTGAGCCTTGGGGCATTCCTGGTATTTAAAGTTCATGCCGGTAAGGAAAACTAGCTCAAAGGAGTGAGGAATAGCTGTTGGGTTTTATGGGAGCAGAGTAGAGGAGCATCCGAATCTGACTGCGCCTTACCCCATTAAGCATTATCTTCCTTTTACCCAAATTGTAGCCCAAGAGCATTCCTGAGAGTTTATTTCATTTGCATAATGAGGGCGCCACTAGTTGATTCTGAACCATAGATCTTTTGTATCCATATACTATAGAGAATGCTCTTTTCATTACACTCCTTGGGAGTATAGGGGTGTACAGTCTCAAATTTAGAAGGAGTTTTTAGATCTAGTGCCATTTGGTCCCCTTTGAGAATCTAAGGTAAAGACTACTGGAGAAAAGACATAGACACAATTTTGCATTCCACTATCAAGGTATTTATGGACCGTTTAGGGGCCCTGTGCGTGCCTGACAGGGGGGTCTTTGTTGAAACACCTCCTGCTTTGTGAAGGGACATTTAAGATGTtgtaaggggcccctgggtgactcagtcggttaagcgtctgacttcggctcaggtcaagatctcacagtttttgagtttgagccctgcgttgggctctgtgctgacagctcagagcctggagcctgcttcggtttctgtctgtctctctctctctctctctctctctctctctctccccccctcccccctcccacttgtgctctgtctccttcccactctctctctctctctctcaaaaataaataaaatgttaaaaaaattaaaaaaaaaatagattttgtaaAGCTTTGGCTCTTGTTTCTTCCTTGTATTGAGTGGAAACATGCCTCCCTATAATTTATGCTTTGGAGATCCTGGTTTTATTCCCAGGGTCACACTGAGCAACTCTGTGCCCTTTTCCGTGTCAGAgccctttaaatatttcaagaCCAAATTATGAACTTTTCTTAACtcttttaacatctttattgagataataataatgcatataccacccatttaaaatgtatattaaatgcactcttaatatacattatattttaatgcatattatatattattcagtatatattacgttattaatttttaaacatttggtaaaatacataacataaaatttgccattttaagtgtataattcagtgacattaattacattcacagtgttgtgcaattACTATCTATTTCCAAAGCTTTCTCCATTACTCCAAGCAAAAACTGTAACTGTTAAGCAATaactcctttcctctcccttccccacccccccattcatCCCATTTTCAGTCTTTGTGTGTTCTGTGTACTTCatggaaatggaatcatataattgTTCTCTATATCTGGCTTATTTTAGTGGACATAATGTCATCAAGATCCTAACTTTTTATCTAAACCAAGTCTTCCCATACTAAGGATTTCAAATTCTTCTGtatttgacagtttcttttttactGTGCCCAGAGTTAATTATAATAAAGAAGTAGTTTTCAGAGGTGTGTATTAAATTACTAACAGTATTTTTAGGGTTATTTATAATTAGTTTTTTTCCTGTAAATGAGTCAGAGAAGGTTGATAAAAGGTGACATTGCTAACCTATTCTTGAAAAGTTAATATTGTTAACtaacaataaagataaatatatttaatgctatTAAATAGTACATTtcccatttgttatttttgttactttgttattttttattttattattatttttaaaagattttattttaagtagtctctacacccaacatggggttcaaactcaaaaccctgagatcaagagtcacatgctccactgactgagccagccaggtgcccgtttcccatttgttatatttataaattccatGGACACTCTTATAAACAGCTAtttgaagtaatttaaaattcaaaagtgtAGTTAATAAAGGGCACAATGTGGAATTTCAAAATATAGTACCTTTTATTGGTTTAGAAAAAGTGGCAttaatgtgctttttatttttttattttagttttttttaatagttgacACAGTGTtgaacattagtttcaggtgtacaacctagtgattcaacaagtctgtaCATTACACTGTGGTCCCACAGctgtagctaccgtctgtcacccTGCAGTGCTGTtctaataccattgactatatttcctatactGTACCTTTTATCCACATtacttatgcatttttttttaactataaaataattgaatCAACTCACCTTAGGCAGGTGGTATGGAGagcataaattatttaaaattaaagttaaaattttatttatcaaaaagttattttatgtttttaaatttacatccatattagttagcatatagtgcaacagtgatttcaggagtagattccttaatgccccttacccatttagcccatcccccctcccacaactcttcagtaaccctctgtttgttctccatatttaagagtctctcatgttttgtccccctccctgtttttatattagttttgcttccattcccatatgttcatctgttgtgtcttaaagtcctcacatgagtgaagtcatatgatatttgcctttctctaatttcatttaacataataccccctggttccatccatgtagttgcaaatggtaagatttcattctttttgattgccaaataatactccattgtgtgtgtgtatgtgtgtgtgtgtgtgtgtgtgtgtgtgtgtgtgtgtatcatgtcttctttatccattcatccattgttggacatttggactctttccatactttggctattgttgatagtgctgctataaacatgggggtgcatgtgccccttcgaaagag
This genomic stretch from Lynx canadensis isolate LIC74 chromosome D1, mLynCan4.pri.v2, whole genome shotgun sequence harbors:
- the GVQW3 gene encoding protein GVQW3 translates to MSDRYLEQRISIKFCVKLNKSASETHHLLKEAYGDEVMSRARVFDWHKRFKEGREDVRDDARSGRPVTHRTDENIQKVKDLVCSNRRLTVRMMAEELNLDKETVRLILKENLNMRKVSAKVLSGILKDEPQPGKLDFRSDLSKETRKNSSCVRKKITSSETWTHLQCEAGGEIPLPVSHPQNHFPASQLLHSSSSTSLPTRAAQDWFTPW